One window of Chamaesiphon minutus PCC 6605 genomic DNA carries:
- a CDS encoding allophanate hydrolase-related protein, translated as MDRGATSNRRVFICGSALRGQPDHQNLGNAEFIRSVSTEPIYRLHAAENGWHPAIYQVDEGGISIPGEIYEMTAADFEYLATNEPPRMYPAEVKLIDGEVATAFLYPRESIEQYNWPDISDLGGWAVYKQAQLETAS; from the coding sequence ATGGATCGGGGAGCAACATCGAATCGTCGTGTTTTCATTTGTGGTTCGGCATTGAGAGGGCAACCAGACCATCAAAATCTCGGTAATGCCGAATTTATTCGCTCGGTTAGCACCGAACCAATTTATCGACTACATGCGGCTGAAAACGGCTGGCATCCAGCAATTTATCAAGTAGATGAAGGGGGAATTTCCATTCCTGGCGAAATCTACGAGATGACTGCCGCCGATTTTGAGTATTTAGCGACCAATGAACCACCACGCATGTACCCAGCCGAGGTCAAATTAATCGACGGCGAAGTCGCCACGGCTTTTCTCTACCCGCGTGAGTCGATCGAGCAGTATAACTGGCCAGATATCTCCGATCTTGGCGGTTGGGCTGTCTACAAACAGGCTCAATTGGAGACAGCTTCCTAA
- a CDS encoding HAD-IA family hydrolase, translating to MFQNHDLILFDLDGTISDPLEGIGRSINYALEHFGYEPLKLSELAQYVGPPLDETFTKITGNEAESKQLVAKYRERYRDIGYRENKLYPGMTEVLIELHQANVPIGLCTAKRQDFAELILDLFGLTHYFQFISGGEIGLPKSQQIESLLSQGQVSKATLMIGDRAVDTIAAHKNGLQAGGVLWGYGSHAELLNEAPLYLFKSPSELIQIARTFGNQ from the coding sequence ATGTTCCAAAATCACGATCTCATTCTCTTCGATCTGGACGGAACAATTAGCGACCCGTTAGAAGGTATTGGTCGATCGATTAACTACGCTCTAGAACATTTTGGCTATGAGCCACTCAAACTTTCTGAACTTGCTCAGTATGTTGGCCCACCACTTGATGAAACTTTCACTAAAATCACGGGCAATGAAGCAGAATCCAAACAGCTTGTGGCAAAATATCGCGAACGCTATCGAGATATCGGATATAGGGAAAACAAACTATATCCGGGGATGACTGAGGTACTGATCGAACTTCATCAGGCTAATGTGCCAATAGGCTTATGTACCGCAAAACGTCAGGATTTTGCGGAGTTAATCCTCGATCTGTTTGGACTTACCCACTACTTTCAATTTATCAGTGGTGGAGAAATTGGCTTACCAAAATCCCAGCAAATAGAGTCTTTGTTATCGCAAGGACAAGTGAGTAAAGCTACACTTATGATTGGCGATCGCGCAGTTGACACGATCGCCGCGCACAAAAATGGTTTGCAAGCAGGTGGTGTTCTTTGGGGTTACGGTTCTCATGCGGAGCTTTTGAATGAGGCACCGCTATACTTATTTAAATCGCCAAGCGAATTAATTCAGATTGCTAGAACCTTTGGTAACCAGTAG